One genomic region from Gemmatimonadaceae bacterium encodes:
- a CDS encoding YncE family protein — MRLTHLFALCAACAPAAAQAPVLRTVADVPMPGPAVRFDYQSLDTAANRLYIAHMNAGRLVVFDIAGRRVVANLGPFDGVHGVLAVPEVGRVYASVTGKHEVAVVDARSLAVLARVRGVDYPDGIAYVPGVRRVFVSDERGRADVVIDAATNAFVTSVPLGGEAGNTVYDPTAKRILVAVHESNELAALDPATAKITSRFHLPGIEAPHGIALDPARRVAFVAGEGNARLAVVDLSTMKVLSTEAVGDDPDVLAFDPGWRRLYVSSESGTVAVFTERSGANGITLHRDGNIVMPHAHTVSVDPRTHLVYFPLENVNGKPVLRIMAGDAPR, encoded by the coding sequence ATGCGCCTAACGCATCTGTTCGCGCTCTGCGCCGCGTGTGCGCCCGCCGCCGCGCAAGCGCCCGTGCTTCGCACCGTGGCCGACGTGCCCATGCCCGGGCCCGCCGTGCGCTTCGACTACCAGAGTCTCGATACCGCCGCGAATCGGCTGTACATCGCGCACATGAACGCCGGCCGGTTGGTGGTGTTCGACATCGCCGGGCGCCGCGTGGTGGCCAACCTGGGTCCATTCGATGGTGTGCACGGCGTGTTGGCCGTGCCCGAGGTGGGCCGCGTGTACGCGTCGGTGACGGGAAAGCACGAGGTGGCCGTGGTCGATGCCAGGTCGCTGGCGGTGCTGGCACGCGTGCGCGGCGTCGACTATCCGGACGGCATCGCGTACGTCCCTGGCGTTAGGCGGGTGTTCGTCTCCGATGAGCGTGGGCGTGCGGACGTGGTGATCGACGCCGCGACCAATGCCTTCGTGACATCGGTGCCGTTGGGCGGCGAGGCCGGCAACACCGTATATGATCCCACCGCGAAGCGCATCCTGGTTGCGGTGCACGAGTCGAACGAGTTGGCGGCGCTCGATCCGGCGACCGCGAAGATCACGTCACGGTTTCATCTGCCGGGCATCGAAGCGCCGCACGGCATCGCGCTCGATCCGGCGCGCCGGGTCGCATTCGTAGCCGGCGAGGGAAATGCGAGGCTGGCCGTGGTCGATCTCTCGACGATGAAGGTGCTCTCGACCGAGGCCGTGGGCGATGATCCCGATGTGTTGGCCTTCGATCCGGGATGGCGCCGGTTGTATGTGTCCTCGGAGTCCGGCACCGTCGCGGTATTCACCGAGCGTTCGGGCGCGAATGGAATCACGCTGCATCGCGATGGCAACATCGTCATGCCGCACGCGCACACGGTGTCCGTCGATCCGCGCACGCATCTCGTGTATTTCCCGCTCGAGAACGTGAACGGGAAACCGGTGCTTCGGATCATGGCTGGCGACGCGCCACGGTGA
- a CDS encoding DUF5916 domain-containing protein, producing MRLTRAGCCIAVASLIAASVVGAQADTASRGAASGASITARPVNAPPPVTAGWNVGVWSTADSIVDFRQQDPAIGAAGSERTVVKVLHDHENLYVAVRSWDREANRIVATQLRRDADLSSDDNVTILIDSFHDRRSAYLFETNPNGSRWDAQITTQDENADWNGIWYVATSRDPSGWTAVFRIPFRTLRFRSGSGAAFGFNVRREIRRRNEVDLWRGWRRTEGLNRLDIAGDLVGLGGVSRSRDLDIKPYVLADAHQAPHDSVLDRTGGAGLTAKVGVDARLAVTSTLTADLTVNTDFAQVEVDSQVINLTRFPTFFPEKRDFFLESSSIFQFGFNQKALLFYSRRIGLTDSGTVVPIVAGARVYGRAGPWALGIIDARTGGDEDANDVAMRVTHDLFERSYIGAMATMRTAPSARGTETAEGLDADFPLVIGTQNIEPTIWVAGTQTPNATGTQVAWRLATDFPNDLFDNFVGLARYDARFSPALGFVSRTDAWETYGHVDFTPRPHVLGVRQLLFELPSWDIYANHDGSVLRARDWQSASIEWHPIGALFESGDQVQVMIVRDMDAPAEPFLIARGVSIPAGRYWWTQSGAQFQTSPGRAVSGFGHFSTGRFYDGRSTETDGGLTWRSGGHLIVGGGLSRTAVSLPAGRFVAVQSSGRVEYAFTTRMDFIGFAQYETALDRTDFDLRFHWTPVIGDDLYAVWNSGYTNDPGSPFRFPDSRAIARPLTATFTIKYVHRIAP from the coding sequence GTGCGGTTGACGCGGGCGGGATGCTGCATCGCCGTCGCGTCGCTCATCGCGGCGTCGGTTGTCGGCGCGCAAGCGGACACCGCGAGCCGCGGCGCGGCGTCGGGCGCCTCCATCACCGCGCGACCAGTGAACGCGCCGCCGCCGGTGACGGCTGGATGGAATGTCGGTGTGTGGAGCACCGCCGATTCGATCGTCGATTTTCGCCAGCAGGACCCTGCGATCGGCGCCGCGGGCAGCGAACGCACGGTGGTGAAAGTGCTGCACGATCATGAGAATCTGTACGTCGCCGTGCGCTCGTGGGATCGCGAAGCGAACCGGATCGTGGCCACGCAACTCCGCCGCGACGCCGACCTCTCGTCCGACGACAACGTCACGATTCTGATCGACAGCTTTCACGACCGGCGAAGCGCGTACCTGTTCGAGACGAACCCCAACGGCTCTCGCTGGGATGCGCAGATCACGACCCAGGATGAGAACGCCGATTGGAACGGGATCTGGTATGTGGCCACGAGCCGCGACCCGTCCGGCTGGACGGCGGTGTTTCGAATTCCGTTTCGCACACTGCGATTCCGGTCGGGAAGCGGCGCCGCGTTTGGATTCAACGTTAGGCGGGAGATTCGCCGGCGAAACGAAGTCGACCTGTGGCGCGGCTGGCGTCGAACGGAGGGACTCAACCGCCTGGACATCGCGGGCGACCTCGTGGGTCTGGGCGGCGTGAGCCGATCGCGTGATCTCGACATCAAACCGTACGTGCTCGCCGACGCCCACCAGGCGCCGCACGATTCGGTGCTCGATCGGACGGGCGGGGCGGGGCTCACGGCCAAGGTCGGGGTCGATGCAAGACTTGCGGTGACGTCCACGTTGACCGCCGATCTGACCGTGAACACGGATTTCGCGCAGGTCGAAGTCGACAGCCAGGTGATCAACCTGACGCGGTTTCCGACGTTCTTCCCCGAGAAGCGAGACTTCTTCCTCGAGTCCAGCAGCATCTTCCAGTTCGGATTCAACCAGAAGGCGCTGCTCTTCTATTCGCGCCGCATCGGCCTGACAGACAGCGGCACCGTCGTGCCGATCGTCGCCGGCGCGCGCGTGTACGGGAGGGCCGGACCGTGGGCTCTCGGTATCATCGATGCGCGGACAGGCGGCGACGAGGACGCGAACGACGTGGCGATGCGCGTCACGCACGATCTATTCGAGCGCTCCTACATCGGCGCGATGGCCACCATGCGTACGGCGCCGAGTGCGCGCGGGACCGAGACCGCGGAGGGGCTCGATGCCGATTTCCCGTTGGTCATCGGCACGCAGAACATCGAGCCAACCATTTGGGTGGCGGGCACGCAAACGCCTAACGCGACCGGCACGCAGGTCGCGTGGCGGCTGGCCACGGATTTCCCGAACGACCTCTTCGACAACTTCGTCGGGCTTGCCCGGTACGACGCGCGATTTTCACCCGCGCTCGGCTTCGTGAGCCGGACCGATGCATGGGAGACCTACGGCCACGTGGACTTCACGCCGCGCCCGCACGTGCTCGGCGTTAGGCAGCTGCTGTTCGAGCTGCCTTCGTGGGATATCTATGCGAACCACGATGGATCGGTGCTTCGCGCGCGGGACTGGCAGAGCGCGTCGATCGAGTGGCACCCGATCGGCGCGCTCTTCGAGAGCGGCGATCAGGTCCAGGTCATGATCGTTCGCGACATGGACGCGCCGGCCGAACCGTTCTTGATCGCGCGAGGCGTGTCGATTCCCGCCGGCCGGTATTGGTGGACGCAGTCGGGCGCGCAATTCCAGACCTCGCCGGGCCGGGCGGTGAGCGGGTTCGGCCACTTCTCGACTGGCCGGTTCTACGATGGCCGCAGCACGGAAACCGACGGCGGCCTGACGTGGCGGTCGGGCGGCCATCTCATTGTCGGCGGCGGTCTCTCGCGTACCGCCGTTTCGCTCCCGGCCGGCCGCTTCGTGGCCGTGCAGTCCAGCGGCCGGGTGGAGTACGCGTTCACGACGCGCATGGACTTCATCGGATTTGCGCAGTACGAGACCGCGCTCGACCGCACCGACTTCGACCTGCGCTTCCACTGGACGCCGGTGATCGGCGATGATCTGTACGCGGTGTGGAACTCCGGCTATACCAACGATCCGGGATCGCCGTTTCGCTTTCCGGACAGCCGCGCCATCGCTCGGCCGTTGACCGCGACGTTCACCATCAAGTACGTCCACCGCATCGCTCCCTGA
- a CDS encoding DUF1259 domain-containing protein translates to MRRLALIAMLASSAAALPAQQSASWTAIEQALGRTGALQPGGVMKFSFPRRDLHVVVGGVPVRPALALGGWVAFKPLANGMVMAMGDLVLTEDEVGPVISALQAGGIEQTALHNHLLGAVPNPMYLHIAARGTGVDVARALRRALEASKTPLDSSAAGPPPALGLDTAAIAKALGYHGHASGGVYQVGVPRAGRILEGTEDVPSSMGTATSINFQSSGGGKAVITGDFVLTGNEVNPVIRVLRDNGIEITALHSHMIGDMPHLYFMHYWANDDAIKLSRAMGAALAKTQSVKPNAAS, encoded by the coding sequence GTGCGACGCCTCGCTCTCATCGCGATGCTCGCTTCGTCCGCCGCGGCGTTGCCCGCGCAACAGAGCGCATCATGGACGGCCATCGAACAGGCGCTCGGTCGCACCGGCGCGCTGCAACCGGGCGGCGTCATGAAGTTCTCCTTCCCGCGGCGCGATCTGCACGTGGTGGTCGGCGGCGTCCCCGTGCGGCCGGCGCTCGCCCTCGGGGGCTGGGTGGCGTTCAAGCCGCTCGCCAACGGCATGGTGATGGCCATGGGCGACCTCGTCCTAACGGAAGACGAGGTCGGCCCGGTCATCTCGGCCCTGCAGGCAGGCGGCATCGAGCAAACGGCGTTGCATAACCATCTGTTAGGCGCAGTGCCCAACCCGATGTATTTGCACATCGCGGCGCGGGGGACGGGCGTCGACGTCGCGCGGGCGCTTCGCCGCGCGCTCGAGGCCAGCAAGACGCCGCTCGACTCGTCCGCCGCCGGGCCGCCGCCGGCGCTCGGCCTCGATACCGCCGCCATCGCCAAGGCGCTCGGCTACCACGGGCATGCGAGCGGCGGCGTGTACCAGGTTGGCGTCCCGCGGGCCGGACGCATCCTGGAAGGCACGGAGGACGTGCCCTCGTCGATGGGCACGGCGACATCGATCAATTTCCAGTCGTCGGGCGGCGGCAAGGCGGTCATCACCGGCGACTTCGTGCTCACCGGCAACGAGGTGAACCCCGTGATCCGTGTATTGCGCGATAACGGCATCGAAATCACGGCGCTGCACAGCCACATGATCGGCGACATGCCGCATCTGTATTTCATGCACTACTGGGCGAACGACGACGCCATCAAGCTGTCCCGGGCCATGGGGGCCGCGCTCGCCAAAACGCAATCGGTGAAGCCTAACGCAGCATCCTGA